From the Saimiri boliviensis isolate mSaiBol1 chromosome X, mSaiBol1.pri, whole genome shotgun sequence genome, one window contains:
- the LOC120366593 gene encoding putative ATP-dependent RNA helicase DDX53, with protein MSHRAPGCKRAQSNSRDLGACWDGGRGGRGRGWSGPSGPRGPRAAGSGEPPLSFKIKNDMVGAVIGRCGYKIKSLEQSTNTSIHIVKGASEAEVNIFGNREMKANAKAAIETLIRKQESYTSESSVTNAASQPPIGRNGRRNDSVREARPSLDWDRIRAVRLERERSKWADLPPIKKNFYIESKATSSMSEMQVIKWRKENCDVTCDDLKNGEKRVIPKPACTFEDAFRQHPDLLKSIRRAGFTKPTPVQSQAWPIILQGIDLIGIAQTGTGKTLSYLMPGFIHLDSQPIAREQRNGPGMLVLTPTRELALRVKAECSKYSYEGLKSICIYGGRNRQEQIEDIRKGVDIIVATPGRLNYLQMNNSVSLRSVTYLVMDEADKMLDMGFEPQIMKILLDVRPDRQTVMTSAAWPDTVHRLARSYLKDPMMVYLGTLNLTTANAVKQNIIVTTEKGKRAFVQEFIENLTPNDKVIMFVSRKCIADDLSSDFNILGVSAEALHGNRDQSDRERAFEDFESGNIKLLLATDLTDLTARGLDVNDVTHVYNYDFPLNVEEYIHRVGRTGQAGRTGTSVSLITQRDSKMASELIKILERENQSVPEDLVLMAEEYKLNQQKRDTEKQPRKPGQRRKEFY; from the coding sequence ATGTCCCACCGGGCCCCAGGGTGCAAGAGGGCGCAGTCTAATTCAAGAGATCTTGGGGCCTGCTGGGATGGCGGCAGAGGCggcagaggcaggggctggagcGGCCCCTCAGGCCCTCGGGGACCTAGAGCAGCTGGCTCCGGTGAACCACCACTGAGCTTTAAGATAAAGAACGATATGGTTGGTGCGGTAATTGGTCGCTGCGGATACAAAATAAAATCCCTAGAACAGTCAACAAACACCTCAATACACATCGTAAAGGGGGCATCTGAAGCAGAAGTAAACATTTTTGGTAACAGGGAAATGAAAGCAAACGCCAAAGCAGCCATAGAGACTCttattagaaaacaagaaagctACACCTCAGAATCCAGCGTTACTAATGCTGCATCCCAACCCCCTATTGGAAGAAATGGACGCAGAAATGACAGTGTTAGAGAAGCGCGGCCATCGTTAGATTGGGATCGAATTAGGGCAGTCCGCCTGGAGAGGGAAAGGAGCAAATGGGCAGATCTACCACCAATTAAGAAAAACTTTTACATAGAATCCAAGGCAACAAGCTCCATGTCTGAAATGCAGGTGAttaaatggagaaaggaaaattgCGATGTAACGTGTGATGACTTGAAAAACGGTGAAAAGCGTGTCATCCCCAAACCCGCTTGTACGTTTGAAGACGCTTTTCGGCAACACCCTGATCTTTTGAAAAGCATACGAAGGGCAGGATTTACAAAGCCAACACCAGTTCAATCCCAAGCATGGCCAATTATTCTACAAGGAATAGATCTTATAGGAATTGCGCAAACTGGAACGGGGAAAACGTTGTCCTATTTAATGCCTGGGTTTATTCATCTTGATTCTCAACCAATAGCTAGAGAGCAAAGGAATGGTCCTGGGATGCTGGTTCTTACACCCACTAGAGAGTTGGCTCTTCGGGTGAAAGCTGAATGTTCAAAGTACTCATATGAAGGTCTTAAAAGCATCTGCATATATGGTGGTCGAAACAGACAAGAGCAAATAGAAGACATTAGGAAAGGTGTGGATATCATTGTCGCCACTCCTGGGAGGCTGAATTACCTACAGATGAATAACTCTGTCAGCCTAAGAAGCGTAACCTACTTAGTTATGGATGAGGCAGATAAAATGCTGGATATGGGATTTGAACCCCAGATAATGAAGATTTTATTGGATGTGCGCCCAGACCGGCAGACTGTCATGACAAGTGCAGCTTGGCCAGATACCGTTCATCGACTGGCACGTTCTTATTTGAAAGATCCTATGATGGTTTATCTTGGTACTCTGAATCTCACTACCGCAAATGCAGTGAAGCAAAATATAATCGTTaccacagaaaaaggaaaacgaGCTTTCGTCCAAGAATTCATAGAGAACCTGACGCCAAACGACAAAGTCATCATGTTTGTCAGCCGAAAATGTATTGCTGATGACTTATCGAGCGACTTCAATATCCTAGGCGTATCTGCAGAAGCACTGCATGGCAACAGAGATCAGAGTGACCGAGAACGAGCATTTGAGGACTTTGAAAGTGGAAACATAAAGCTACTGCTTGCAACCGATTTAACTGATTTAACAGCCAGAGGCCTTGATGTTAATGATGTCACACATGTCTATAATTACGATTTCCCACTGAATGTAGAAGAATACATCCACAGAGTAGGGCGCACTGGACAGGCAGGAAGGACGGGCACATCAGTTTCTCTCATCACTCAGAGAGATTCGAAAATGGCTAGTGAATTGATTAAAATTCTGGAAAGGGAAAATCAGAGTGTTCCAGAAGATCTGGTACTAATGGCTGAGGAATACAAGTTAAATCAAcaaaagagagacacagagaaacaaCCAAGAAAACCTGGACAAAGACGCAAGGAGTTTTATTGA